The genomic window GTATATTTAAATTTGACGACAATGATGTGGTGATCCCGATCTCTGTGATCGAGGAAATCGACACGTTTAAGAAGGACCTCAGTGAGACTGGGCGTAATGCCCGCGAGGTGTCGCGGATATTGGATCGGCTGCGCGTGCGCGGGACGCTCTCGTCGGGGGTGAAGCTGTTTGATGATCGGCCTGATAGCGGTAGTCTCTTTGTCTACCTTGGCCACAATATGGAGATCTTGCCCGAGCTTTTAGTGGATGGCACGGATAACCATATCCTAGCGATCGCCTTGACGCTGCAGAAGCAGTTCGGCGAGACTAGGGCCGTCATTGTTATCACCAAAGACTCGAACCTGCGGATCAAGTCGGATGCGTTTGGTATCCAGGCCGAGGACTTTGAAGCGGACAAAGTCGACATCTCGCATCTTTACAGCGGCATTTTGACGCTGAAGGTTGATGCTCAAGCCATTAATGGCTTCTACACCAAGCGAGAAATCCGGTTGGCCGGCATTGAGATCATGCCAAACCAATTTGTGATTCTTGAGGATGAGAATGACGCCGCGCAGTTTGTTTACGGCAAATTTGATGCCCAAGAGGGCGTCGTGCGGATGCTGGAAAACCAGGCCGAGGGCGTTTGGGGTATTTATCCTCGGAACATTGAGCAAATCTTTGCCCTTGAAGCTCTGCTCGACGACAATATCAAGTTAGTAACGCTGAGCGGCAACGCTGGTACGGGTAAGACTTTGCTAGCAATCGCTGCGGGGCTTGCTAAGACGACCGATGAGGACGAGTACCATAAGCTGCTTGTCGCAAGGCCGGTATTCCCACTTGGTAAAGACATCGGGTTTTTGCCCGGTGACTTAGATGAGAAGCTGAATCCTTGGATGCAGCCCATCTATGACAACTTGGAGCTCCTGCTGAGTGGCGGCACTCACACGCGGCAGAAGAGGCTCAGCAAGAGTTATCAGGAACTGATCAATCAGGGTATGCTGCAGGTTGAGCCTTTGACCTACATCCGTGGTCGCTCACTCCCCAATATTTATTTTGTCGTCGATGAGTCCCAAAACTTGACCCCGCACGAGATCAAAACCATCCTGACACGAGCGGGGGAGGGTACTAAGATTGTCCTGACGGGCGACCCTTACCAGATTGATAATCCTTATATCGACTCGCAGAATAACGGTCTCACTTATGTCATCGAGAAGTTTCGCCGTGAGCCGATCGCAGCACATGTAACCTTGAAAAAAGGTGAGCGTAGCGAGCTTGCAACTGCTGCGGCTACCTTACTTTGATTTTTTCTAACTATAGTATTGTTTAAGCAAAAAAATGTTTGCTATGATGCCGCTGGTTCCAAGTTTGATTGTGAGAGTCTGACCTAGGGTTGGATTCAGCACAGTTGGACAGAGCCAGTTTTTTTTAGAGTTCTCGATTCTAAAAGATTAAAGGAGACCCCCATGAGCAGCAGAAAGCGCGTCACGGCGCTGGCGGCGTTGGCCGCTGTGATCCTCGGTGGTGCGTTAGTCAGCGTACCGAGCCTCACCCCTCCTACCGCAGCAGATCCCATCAGTAATGCCGACACGGCCTGGATGCTTGCATCCACAGCGCTCGTATTGCTCATGACACCTGGGTTAGCCTTTTTCTATGGCGGCATGATCAGTCGCCAACACGTCGTCACGACTATGTTTCAGAGCTTTATTGCCATGGGAGTGGTGAGCCTCCTGTGGGTAGCTGTGGCCTTTAGTCTGTCCTTTGGGGACTCCTTGTACGGGCTCATAGGTGACCCGCGTACCTTCTTTATGTTTAAAAACGTGGGCGCCGCCCCCTATCCGGCTCTGGCCCCTACCATCCCGCTTGCGCTATTCGCCCTGTTCCAAATGAAATTCGCTATCATCACTCCTGCGTTGGTGACGGGTAGCTTTGCAGAACGCATTAAGTTTTCGTCCTTTGTGTTTTTCATGATTCTCTTCACCTTGTTTGTTTACGCGCCGTTGGCACATTGGACTTGGCACCCAGATGGGCTGCTCCGTAAGTGGGGTGTGCTCGATTTTGCTGGTGGCACTGTAGTCCATATGACGGCGGGATTTGCCGGGCTTGCCGGAGCTCTCGCTGTGGGCCGCAAGGGTGATGGCAACCATCATGTGATTCCTGCCAACATCCCCTTTGTACTTCTCGGCACTGGTCTCCTTTGGTTCGGTTGGTTTGGCTTCAATGCTGGCTCGCAGCTTGCTGCTGATGGTGGGGCTGTCACGGCATTCTTGACCACAAATACGGCGGCTGCAGCAGCCATGGTCGCATGGGTCCTTGTGGACGTGATCTGTGGTCGTCGCGCCAGTGCACTTAATGCAGCTATTGGCTCTGTAGTGGGTTTAGTTGCGGTAACGCCGGCGGCCGGTTTCATCTCTGTCGGGGCAAGTGTGGTGATAGGTGCAGTCGCGGCACTCATTTCAAATTGGGCCGTGAATGCCCAATGGCTGAAGACGCGCCTTGCTGACACCTTGGACGTCTTTGCTTGTCACGGTATCGGTGGTGTTGTTGGTATGCTGCTTACTGCGGTTTTCGCAAGTAAAGGCGGTGCGATTACCGGTGACTTCAGCTTATTATGGAAGCACATCACGGCGACGGTGTTTGTTGGCTTCTTTGCCTTCATCATGTCCGCAACCTTGTACCGCATCGTTGGGGTCATCACTTCGCTCACGGATTTTGACCGTGAGCCCCTCGACGACACAACGGCCGCTGATGACGAGGGCAGCCCTGAATTGTTTGCAAAACGCAGCGCCGTTCACGGTGTCTGACGTCGCATCCTCACGATGAAGCAGCCCTGGCGCTTTAGCGTCAGGGCTGGATTATTTTTCGGATTATGTTCACCTAGGGGTGTCGAAGCCAGGAAACCTTAGTGAGCTGGTTTCTCTTGGCCTACGACTTCAATCTCGAGGGTGATGTCGACCTTCTCGCCGAGGACGAGGCCGCCGCCATCGAGGGTCTTGTTCCAACTAAGGCCGAATTCTTTACGGTCGATCGTGGTCGTCGCAGTAAACCCACGGTGCAGCTCTCCTTTAAAGCCTTTCACGGCTGGGGTCGGGCCTTCAACCGCTAACTCAACGTCTTTAGTGATGCAGTTGAGGGTCAGGGGGCCGGTGACTTTTAGGTTTGGCGCGGTGCCTTTGACCGTTTTGGATTCGAATTTAATCTCTTTGCATTTTTCGACATTGAAGAAGTCAGGGCTGCGCAAGTGCTTGTCACGGTCAGCGTTCTTGGTGTCGATCGTCGCCGGGTCGAGAGAGGCAACTACCTTGGCTTTGTCGAGGTTCTTGTCGTCGAGGTCGACGGTGCCCTTCATGCCGCCGATTTCACCGCGCACGTTGG from Deltaproteobacteria bacterium includes these protein-coding regions:
- a CDS encoding ammonium transporter — translated: MSSRKRVTALAALAAVILGGALVSVPSLTPPTAADPISNADTAWMLASTALVLLMTPGLAFFYGGMISRQHVVTTMFQSFIAMGVVSLLWVAVAFSLSFGDSLYGLIGDPRTFFMFKNVGAAPYPALAPTIPLALFALFQMKFAIITPALVTGSFAERIKFSSFVFFMILFTLFVYAPLAHWTWHPDGLLRKWGVLDFAGGTVVHMTAGFAGLAGALAVGRKGDGNHHVIPANIPFVLLGTGLLWFGWFGFNAGSQLAADGGAVTAFLTTNTAAAAAMVAWVLVDVICGRRASALNAAIGSVVGLVAVTPAAGFISVGASVVIGAVAALISNWAVNAQWLKTRLADTLDVFACHGIGGVVGMLLTAVFASKGGAITGDFSLLWKHITATVFVGFFAFIMSATLYRIVGVITSLTDFDREPLDDTTAADDEGSPELFAKRSAVHGV
- a CDS encoding polyisoprenoid-binding protein, translated to MMKITSLMTGAALALVSATASAAVWEIDASHSSASFKIKHLVVANVRGEIGGMKGTVDLDDKNLDKAKVVASLDPATIDTKNADRDKHLRSPDFFNVEKCKEIKFESKTVKGTAPNLKVTGPLTLNCITKDVELAVEGPTPAVKGFKGELHRGFTATTTIDRKEFGLSWNKTLDGGGLVLGEKVDITLEIEVVGQEKPAH
- a CDS encoding PhoH family protein, with the protein product MKKVFILDTNVLLNSPDSIFKFDDNDVVIPISVIEEIDTFKKDLSETGRNAREVSRILDRLRVRGTLSSGVKLFDDRPDSGSLFVYLGHNMEILPELLVDGTDNHILAIALTLQKQFGETRAVIVITKDSNLRIKSDAFGIQAEDFEADKVDISHLYSGILTLKVDAQAINGFYTKREIRLAGIEIMPNQFVILEDENDAAQFVYGKFDAQEGVVRMLENQAEGVWGIYPRNIEQIFALEALLDDNIKLVTLSGNAGTGKTLLAIAAGLAKTTDEDEYHKLLVARPVFPLGKDIGFLPGDLDEKLNPWMQPIYDNLELLLSGGTHTRQKRLSKSYQELINQGMLQVEPLTYIRGRSLPNIYFVVDESQNLTPHEIKTILTRAGEGTKIVLTGDPYQIDNPYIDSQNNGLTYVIEKFRREPIAAHVTLKKGERSELATAAATLL